A single Pan troglodytes isolate AG18354 chromosome 19, NHGRI_mPanTro3-v2.0_pri, whole genome shotgun sequence DNA region contains:
- the LOC468148 gene encoding olfactory receptor 1A2, translating into MKKENQSFNLDFILLGVTSQQEQNNVFFVIFLCIYPITLTGNLLIILAIRADICLHNPMYFLLANLSLVDIIFSSVTIPKVLANHLLGSKFISFGGCLMQMYFMIALAKADSYTLAAMAYDRAVAISCQPHYTTIMSPRSCILLIAGSWVIGNTSALPYTLLTASLSFCGNQEVANFYCDIMPLLKLSCSDVHFNVKMMYLGVGVFSLPLLCIIVSYVQVFSTVFQVPSTKSLFKAFCTCGSHLTVVFLYYGTTMGMYFRPLTSYSPKDAVITVMYVAVTQH; encoded by the coding sequence atgaagaaagaaaatcaatccTTTAACCTGGATTTTATTCTCCTGGGAGTTACTAGTCAGCAAGAACAGAATAATgtcttctttgtgatttttttgtgcATTTACCCCATCACACTGACTGGAAATCTGCTCATCATCTTGGCCATCCGTGCTGACATTTGCCTTCACAACCCCATGTATTTTCTCCTTGCCAACCTCTCCTTGGTTGACATCATCTTCTCATCCGTAACCATCCCTAAGGTGCTGGCCAACCATCTCTTGGGCAGCAAGTTCATCTCCTTTGGGGGATGCCTAATGCAGATGTATTTCATGATAGCCTTGGCCAAGGCAGACAGCTATACCTTGGCTGCAATGGCATATGATCGAGCTGTGGCCATCAGCTGCCAACCTCATTACACAACAATTATGAGTCCACGGTCTTGTATCCTGCTTATTGCTGGGTCTTGGGTGATTGGAAACACCAGTGCTCTCCCCTACACTCTGCTCACAGCTAGTTTGTCCTTCTGTGGCAACCAGGAAGTAGCCAATTTCTACTGTGACATTATGCCTTTGCTGAAGTTGTCCTGTTCTGACGTCCACTTTAATGTGAAGATGATGTACCTAGGGGTCGGCGTTTTCTCTTTGCCATTACTATGCATCATTGTCTCCTATGTTCAGGTCTTTTCCACAGTCTTCCAAGTTCCATCTACCAAGAGTCTATTCAAAGCCTTCTGCACCTGTGGCTCCCACCTCACAGTTGTTTTTTTATATTATGGTACAACGATGGGCATGTATTTCCGCCCTCTGACCAGTTACAGCCCCAAAGATGCAGTGATAACTGTGATGTATGTGGCAGTGACCCAGCATTAA